Proteins encoded by one window of Portunus trituberculatus isolate SZX2019 chromosome 27, ASM1759143v1, whole genome shotgun sequence:
- the LOC123509511 gene encoding uncharacterized protein LOC123509511 isoform X2, translated as MVGQRARLPCTVLNLDKRDAATVKVSWIRQRDLHILTVDIFTYTSDERFKVFHPEDSNEWHLDISSVTFRDAGVYECQVSSSPKIHLPIHLHVQVQQARVQGPSEVFLQEGSTIKLTCIVNTREEDQGSLAWYRGNTELDYDSPRGGVSVEIEKTPTRTTSKLFLTRAAKADSGNYTCAPHDAQPATVHVHVVRGEESAAVQTASSVPARCDEQLLCWCVLLLLAHR; from the exons ATGGTGGGGCAGCGGGCGCGGCTCCCATGCACGGTGCTCAACCTGGACAAGCGGGACGCAGCGACTGTCAAG gtgtcgtGGATTCGCCAGAGGGACCTTCACATCCTAACGGTGGATATTTTTACCTACACGAGCGACGAGAGGTTTAAG GTCTTCCACCCCGAGGACAGCAATGAGTGGCACTTGGATATTTCGTCTGTCACCTTCAGGGATGCAGGTGTGTATGAGTGCCAGGTGTCCTCCAGCCCGAAGATACACCTGCCTATACACCTGCACGTACAAG TGCAGCAGGCGAGGGTACAAGGCCCCTCCGAGGTGTTCCTGCAGGAGGGCTCCACCATCAAGCTCACGTGCATAGTCAACACTAGGGAGGAAGACCAGGGCTCCCTTGCCTGGTATCGGGGCAACACTGAGCTCGACTACGACTCTCCCAG AGGAGGCGTGAGCGTAGAGATCGAGAAGACTCCCACTAGAACCACCTCCAAGCTGTTCCTCACCCGCGCCGCGAAAGCTGACTCCGGCAACTACACCTGCGCACCTCACGACGCGCAGCCCGCCACAGTGCACGTCCACGTCGTAAGAG GCGAGGAATCCGCTGCCGTACAGACCGCCAGTTCCGTTCCCGCAAGATGTGATGAGCAActcttgtgttggtgtgtgttgctgctgttggcACACAGGTGA